The genomic DNA AACGGTTATTTTGAAGTATTTTTAACGGGAGTAAAGCAGCAATGCTTTCACTATATATAGCAGCACTAGCAACACTAGTAATACCAGCAGCACCATAACTATGATCATTCATTATTATTTTTTAGGAGGAACACGAGGAATATGATTAAAGCGTCCGTTTATGTCACCATCAAGCAAAGCGTACTTGATCCGCAGGGGGTTGCCGTTCAAGGTGCACTGCATTCCATGGGATTTGCAGAGGTTGAAAGTGTCCGCATCGGTAAATATCTGGAGCTGCAGCTCGATACAAATGATCGCAACGAGGCGGAAGCCCGCGTCAAAGAAATGTGCGAAAAGCTGCTGGCCAACACGGTCGTTGAAGATTACCGCTTTGAATTGGAGGGCTAATCCATGAAATTCGCAGTACTCGTATTTCCCGGTTCCAACTGTGACATCGACTGCTACAAAGCCGTTGAAGACACATTAGGCGAGCCAGTCGATTATGTGTGGCATACCGCCACAGATCTTTCCGCTTATGATTGCATCCTAGTTCCGGGCGGATTCTCTTACGGCGACTATCTGCGCTGCGGAGCGATTGCGAGATTTGCTCCGGTGATGGCCGAGGTCGCTAAAGCCGCCGAACAAGGTAAATATATTCTTGGCATCTGCAACGGATTCCAGATTCTGACCGAGGCGGGGCTGCTGCCTGGCACGCTGCGCCGCAATACGTCGCTGAAATTCCGCTGTCATGATACTGTTCTTCGCGTAGAGAACAACGACAATCCGTTCACGACCCAATACCAGAAGGGCGAAGAAATTCATATTCCGATCGCTCATGGCGAGGGGAACTACTATTGTGATGAAGAGACGCACGCGCAATTGAAGGCGAACAATCAAATTATTTTCCGTTATGTAGATAATCCAAATGGCTCCGTAGACGACATTGCGGGAGTTTCCAATGAACGCGGCAACGTCGTCGGCATGATGCCGCACCCTGAGCGTGCGGTGGACAGCCTGCTGGGGTCTGAGGACGGAAAACGCATGTTTACATCGATATTAAAGGCTTGGAGGGATCGGCATGAGTCAGCAAGTGTCCGCTAAGGAACCAAATGC from Paenibacillus woosongensis includes the following:
- the purS gene encoding phosphoribosylformylglycinamidine synthase subunit PurS, which produces MIKASVYVTIKQSVLDPQGVAVQGALHSMGFAEVESVRIGKYLELQLDTNDRNEAEARVKEMCEKLLANTVVEDYRFELEG
- the purQ gene encoding phosphoribosylformylglycinamidine synthase subunit PurQ, which translates into the protein MKFAVLVFPGSNCDIDCYKAVEDTLGEPVDYVWHTATDLSAYDCILVPGGFSYGDYLRCGAIARFAPVMAEVAKAAEQGKYILGICNGFQILTEAGLLPGTLRRNTSLKFRCHDTVLRVENNDNPFTTQYQKGEEIHIPIAHGEGNYYCDEETHAQLKANNQIIFRYVDNPNGSVDDIAGVSNERGNVVGMMPHPERAVDSLLGSEDGKRMFTSILKAWRDRHESASVR